Sequence from the Candidatus Angelobacter sp. genome:
TTGCAAATGAACCAAACAGTCAAAAGCTATAAGGATCTCGTTGTTTGGCAGAAGAGTATCGCGCTCGTAATGCGGGCTTATGAACTTACGCGATCCTTTCCCACAGATGAAACGTTTGGTGTGGTTTCGCAGATGGGTCGGGCGGCGGTATCAGTCCCATCGAACCTCGCCGAAGGCCATGCCCGGAAGACGACGGGAGAGTTTATCCAGTTCATTTCGCACACCGAGGGTTCATTGGCCGAACTGGAGACCCAACTAATTTTGGCCGAGGAAA
This genomic interval carries:
- a CDS encoding four helix bundle protein; translation: MNQTVKSYKDLVVWQKSIALVMRAYELTRSFPTDETFGVVSQMGRAAVSVPSNLAEGHARKTTGEFIQFISHTEGSLAELETQLILAEEIDFCSSIEAQPIQNLIEEVQKMANALRRSLASCP